A window of Eikenella corrodens contains these coding sequences:
- a CDS encoding DnaJ C-terminal domain-containing protein has translation MSANQKTYYDILGVAKDASLADIKKAYRKLVRQYHPDISKDPDADQKTSEINLAYNTLKDEAKRAEYDEMLANPFGRAGSAHGGAGGFDPGQDFGQYYHFDSSRFGEGQPFGSGDFRFDDIFSAFGHAGAGRQRQTGPIPGEDQHAELTIDLAAAYTGGERSLSLDMPTLGAGGQMAYERKTLQVKIPKGISEGQQIRLRGQGLPGFNGGANGDLYLKIRFRESDTLYVKNRKDVYQRIDVMPWIAALGGKTAIDTPAGKLNINIPANSRSGQNLRLKGKGIPAKEAGDLYLIINITLPETMSEADRAAWQQLAEHYGVKG, from the coding sequence ATACCATCCCGACATCAGCAAAGACCCCGATGCCGACCAAAAAACCAGTGAAATCAACCTCGCCTACAACACCCTGAAAGACGAGGCCAAACGCGCCGAATACGATGAAATGCTGGCCAACCCCTTCGGCCGCGCAGGCAGCGCCCACGGCGGCGCGGGCGGTTTCGACCCCGGCCAAGACTTCGGGCAATACTACCACTTCGACAGCAGCCGCTTCGGCGAAGGCCAGCCCTTCGGCAGCGGCGACTTCCGCTTCGACGACATCTTTTCCGCCTTCGGCCACGCCGGCGCAGGCCGCCAGCGCCAAACCGGCCCCATTCCCGGCGAAGACCAGCACGCCGAGCTGACAATCGACCTCGCCGCGGCCTACACCGGCGGCGAACGCTCGCTCAGCCTCGATATGCCCACCCTCGGTGCGGGCGGCCAAATGGCCTACGAGCGCAAAACCCTGCAGGTGAAAATCCCCAAAGGCATCAGCGAAGGCCAGCAAATCCGCCTGCGCGGCCAAGGCCTGCCCGGCTTCAACGGCGGCGCAAACGGCGACCTCTATTTAAAAATCCGCTTCCGCGAAAGCGACACGCTGTATGTGAAAAACCGCAAAGACGTGTACCAGCGCATCGATGTGATGCCCTGGATAGCCGCGCTCGGCGGCAAAACCGCCATCGACACGCCCGCCGGCAAACTCAACATCAACATTCCCGCCAACAGCCGCAGCGGCCAAAACCTGCGCCTCAAAGGCAAAGGCATTCCCGCCAAAGAAGCCGGCGACCTCTACCTCATCATCAACATCACCCTGCCGGAAACCATGAGCGAAGCCGACCGTGCAGCCTGGCAGCAGCTGGCCGAGCATTACGGCGTGAAAGGATAA
- a CDS encoding chaperone modulator CbpM yields the protein MNREQDIQLTFNEIVRACDGDADWVVNVIEEEIISVQGSPREAGFSGWQLARIRRARRISRDFEASVPATALILQLLDELETLRKGHLDDSNRALPL from the coding sequence ATGAACCGCGAACAAGATATTCAGCTCACCTTCAACGAAATCGTGCGCGCCTGCGACGGCGATGCCGATTGGGTGGTCAACGTAATCGAGGAAGAAATCATTTCCGTGCAGGGCAGCCCGCGCGAGGCCGGTTTCAGCGGCTGGCAGCTCGCCCGCATCCGCCGCGCCCGCCGCATCAGCCGCGATTTCGAAGCCAGCGTGCCCGCCACCGCGCTGATCCTGCAATTGCTGGATGAATTGGAAACCCTGCGCAAAGGTCATTTGGATGATTCAAACCGAGCTTTGCCGCTGTAA
- a CDS encoding VOC family protein: MEQHINYITLGVADLAESRRFYREVFGWQETADSNENIAFFQAGNALLLALFGKAALAHDAQIPEQSSGFPRFTLAHNVGSEAEVDALFAGFAAKNANIIKAPQKAFWGGYSGYLADPDGFLWEIAFNPFLQKLR, from the coding sequence ATGGAACAACATATCAACTACATTACGCTCGGCGTGGCCGACCTGGCCGAATCGCGCCGTTTTTATCGGGAGGTATTCGGCTGGCAGGAAACGGCCGACAGCAACGAAAATATTGCATTTTTCCAAGCCGGAAACGCGCTGCTGCTCGCCCTGTTCGGCAAAGCCGCCCTAGCGCACGACGCACAAATACCGGAGCAAAGCAGCGGCTTCCCTCGCTTTACCTTGGCGCACAACGTGGGCAGCGAAGCCGAAGTGGACGCACTGTTTGCCGGGTTTGCCGCGAAAAACGCCAACATCATCAAAGCCCCGCAGAAAGCATTCTGGGGCGGCTACAGCGGCTACCTCGCCGACCCCGACGGCTTTTTGTGGGAAATCGCGTTTAATCCGTTTTTGCAGAAATTGCGCTGA
- a CDS encoding acyl-CoA dehydrogenase produces the protein MAYHAPVNELLFALQTHGNLAEIARWYAESGLDEDTAAAIIEEAAKFSEEVFLPTGRTGDLHGARLENGKVVTHPDLAAAYQAFCEAGWPGLRAPAEYGGQGLPAVISAACEEMYYCGNLALSLLPMLTVGAVETIAKHGSEEQKQTFLPKMSQGIWSGTMNLSEPQAGTDLSQVATKAVPQEDGSYRISGQKTFITWGEHELAENIIHLVLARLPGTTSGIKSLSLFIVPKYKIQPDGSIGGRNGVSATAIEHKMGIHASPTCVMQFDEAEGYLIGKAGRGLLYMFTMMSHARLGVGIEGHAVAEAAYQQALAYAHERIQGSAPDGTPLTIIHHPDVARMLLVQKATIAAQRALYLQAAAALDASHKHPDPAAKKAAKGRLDYLIPIVKAWCSDNGTVLANLAMQVFGGAGYIEETGIVQLVRDVRITAIYEGTNGVQAADLARKTVSDKGSLVRTLLAEAQQTANELAAIEPATAEPLRRALELAERSTSLLVQQHETNPAATALNAAAYLEQTALTLGAAALAQNFLAARNAEARFGSAFCQAQQHTARAYLAYVLPQAHACAERIRQGAEPLLAVPFEAFASS, from the coding sequence ATGGCCTACCACGCCCCCGTAAACGAACTCTTATTCGCCCTGCAAACCCACGGCAACCTGGCCGAAATCGCCCGATGGTATGCCGAAAGCGGCCTGGACGAAGACACCGCCGCCGCCATCATCGAAGAAGCGGCCAAGTTCAGCGAAGAAGTCTTCCTGCCCACCGGCCGCACCGGCGATTTGCACGGCGCGCGCCTGGAAAATGGCAAAGTCGTCACCCATCCCGACCTTGCCGCCGCCTACCAAGCCTTCTGCGAAGCCGGCTGGCCCGGCCTGCGCGCTCCAGCAGAATACGGCGGCCAAGGCCTGCCTGCCGTGATTTCCGCCGCGTGCGAAGAAATGTACTACTGCGGCAACCTCGCCCTCTCGCTGCTGCCCATGCTCACCGTGGGTGCGGTGGAAACCATTGCCAAACACGGCTCCGAAGAGCAAAAGCAAACCTTCCTGCCTAAAATGAGCCAAGGCATTTGGAGCGGCACCATGAACCTCTCCGAGCCGCAGGCCGGCACCGACCTGTCCCAAGTGGCCACCAAAGCCGTGCCGCAGGAAGACGGCAGCTACCGCATCAGCGGCCAGAAAACCTTCATCACCTGGGGCGAACACGAACTGGCCGAAAACATCATCCACCTCGTGCTCGCCCGCCTGCCCGGCACCACCTCCGGCATCAAAAGCCTTTCGCTGTTTATCGTGCCCAAATACAAAATCCAGCCCGACGGCAGCATCGGCGGGAGAAACGGCGTATCCGCTACCGCCATCGAACACAAAATGGGCATCCACGCCAGCCCCACCTGCGTGATGCAGTTCGACGAAGCCGAAGGCTACCTCATCGGCAAAGCCGGTCGCGGCCTGCTTTATATGTTCACCATGATGAGCCATGCCCGCCTAGGCGTGGGCATCGAAGGCCACGCCGTGGCCGAAGCCGCCTACCAGCAGGCATTGGCCTACGCCCACGAGCGCATCCAAGGCAGCGCGCCCGACGGCACCCCGCTCACCATCATCCACCACCCAGACGTCGCCCGCATGCTACTGGTGCAAAAAGCCACCATCGCCGCCCAGCGCGCCCTGTATCTCCAGGCCGCCGCCGCGCTCGACGCCTCACACAAACACCCCGACCCCGCCGCCAAAAAAGCCGCCAAAGGCCGGCTCGACTACCTCATCCCCATCGTTAAAGCCTGGTGCAGCGACAACGGCACCGTGCTCGCCAACCTGGCCATGCAAGTATTCGGCGGCGCAGGCTATATAGAAGAAACCGGCATCGTCCAGCTCGTACGCGACGTGCGCATCACCGCCATCTACGAAGGCACCAACGGCGTGCAGGCCGCCGACCTCGCCCGCAAAACCGTGTCCGACAAAGGCAGCCTCGTGCGCACCCTGCTCGCCGAAGCCCAGCAGACTGCCAACGAACTCGCCGCCATCGAGCCCGCCACCGCCGAGCCGCTCCGGCGCGCCCTCGAATTGGCCGAACGCAGCACCTCTCTCCTCGTACAGCAGCACGAAACCAACCCCGCCGCCACCGCCCTCAACGCCGCCGCCTATCTGGAGCAAACCGCCCTCACCCTCGGCGCGGCCGCCCTGGCGCAAAACTTCCTCGCCGCCCGCAACGCAGAAGCACGCTTCGGCAGCGCATTCTGCCAAGCCCAGCAGCACACCGCCCGCGCCTACCTCGCCTACGTGCTGCCCCAAGCCCACGCCTGCGCCGAACGCATCCGCCAAGGCGCCGAGCCCCTGCTCGCCGTGCCGTTTGAAGCCTTCGCCTCGTCTTAA